One segment of Erigeron canadensis isolate Cc75 chromosome 2, C_canadensis_v1, whole genome shotgun sequence DNA contains the following:
- the LOC122589911 gene encoding protein ILITYHIA produces MEQPLSSLASSVPTSSTKKRIRIFQSDIPSILLLNSEMSAEFSSQLVDLIFMTLYIYDDRGSRKAVDDLIKKALNEVIFMKTFAANLVQAMEKQLKLQSHVGCYRLMNWSCLLLSKSQFISVSKNAFSKVAAAQALCLQVSLQGSSHERRACRRTFIHSFLESPDIFSLYMEEVKNARISYKNCSEMLCVLLDYSSSKMSLFEQWKPVYLDMYVQAVLNAKDNPTKTLSEAFRSLFCHLTHEDFKNIIVPSAVKMLKRNPELVLESIGVLLRYVNLDLSKYGVEILSVVLLQARHADEVRRLAALDIVSCLSQKSSNPDAIESMVNAVRSVIRGSEGRLAFPYQRVGMINALQELSRCPEGKYLNGLSSTVCGLLMTSYKDDGNEEVKLACLTALASWVARSTDAIGPELVTFISSGLKEKESLRRGHLRCIRVICKNADAVLPVSSLLMSLIQLVKTGYTKAVQRLDGIYALLIVLKMAAADIKADETVSKEKVWSLIAQNEPSVVPVAMASKLSVDDCETCIDLLESLFVDHSHRVLDILHVKSLMQLILTFLCHSSWDIRKAAYGCTKRILSAAPKLFEVLLAEYSEYLTVVGEKVLAKSSETENSSDTQVAFVPSVEVLVKALMVISSGVLAATPVSCIQLLFCSHHPCLVGTAKKDAVWKRLQRCLRAIGFDAVEHIMADVSNLCQSLLGPMGLMSIRPLEQEASIHALSTLMTITPVETYAEFDKHLKSSPDRSAHNFLSENDVQIFRTPEGMLSTEQGVYIAESVASNNVKQAKGRFKAYENNDSMDNGNSNSSGRKETAVKERAAAGKKDTGKPTKKPDKQKTSKEEARDLQLREEAVVREKVMSIRKNLSLLLKVLGEMAIANPVFTHSELPSLVEFVTPLLHSPIVDEVAYETMVKLSKCTAPPLSNWGLDIATALRLIATTEAHVSWDQLSSLDDGDHDRSSSSLFERVMHGLSVSCKSYPIPVDSFSFVFPILERILSSPKKTRLHDDVLRILFLHMDPILPLPRLQMLSVLYHVLGAIPAYQGSVAPALNELCLGLRPEELAPALSGVYAKDVHVRMACLNAVKCIPAVSSRSVPQDVEIATSIWIALHDPEKSVAEVAEDVWDRYDHEFGTDYSGLFRALSHVNYNVRIAAADALAAVLDEYPDTLQESLATLFSLYIRDGGIGVDSIDSGWLGRQGTALALHAAADVLRTKDLPVVMTFLISRALADTNADVRGRMINAGIMIIDKHGKDNVSLLFPIFENYLNKKASVSDEEKYDLVREGVVIFTGALAKHLSKDDPKVHTVIEKLLEVLNTPSEAVQRAVSSCLSPLMQSKQEDAMSLVTRLLDQLMKSEKYGERRGAAFGLAGVIKGFGISSLKKYGVATVLREGLANRNSAKCREGSLLAFECLCEKLGKLFEPYVIYLLPLLLVSFSDQVIAVREAAEGAARAMMSQLTAQGVKLVLPSLLKGLEDKAWRTKQSSVQLLGSMAYCAPQQLSQCLPRIVPKLTEVLTDTHPKVQSAGQTALQQVGSVIKNPEIASLVPTLLLGLTDPNDHTKYSLDILLQTTFINSIDAPSLALLVPIVHRGLRERGSETKKKAAQIAGNMCSLVTDPTDMLPYIELLLPEIKKVLVDPIPEVRSVAARAVGSLIRGMGEENFPDLVPWLLETLKSDGSNVERSGAAQGLSEVVAALGTMYFEHLLPDIIRNCSHQKASVRDGYLTLFKYLPKSLGVQFQNYLQQVLPSILDGLADENESVREAALGAGHILVEHYAISSLPLLLPAVEDGIFNDNWRIRQSSVELLGDLLFKVAGTSGKALLEGGSDDEGASTEAQGRAIIEVLGKEKRNEVLAALYMVRTDVSLSVRQAALHVWKTIVVNTPKTLKEIMPVLMNTLITSLASPSSERRQAAGRALGELVRKLGERVLPLVIPILSKGLKDPESSRRQGVCIGLSEVMASAGRSQLISYMDLLIPTIRTALCDSTVEVRESAGVAFSTLYKSAGMQAIDEIVPTLLHALEDDDMADTALDGLKQILSVRTVAVLPHILPKLVHLPLSAFNAHALGAVAEVAGAGLNVHLSTVLPALLSAMGDDDHVDVQNLAKKAAEIVVLVIDEEGIEYLISELLKGVGDNQASTRRSSAYLIGYFFKNSKLYLVDEAPNMISTLIVLLSDADSATVSAAWEALSRVVGSVPKEVLPSYIKLVRDAVSTSRDKERRKKKGGPIVIPGLCLPKALQPLLPIYLQGLISGSAELREQAAQGLGELIEVTSEKALKEFVIPITGPLIRIIGDRFPWQVKSAILSTLTIIIGKGGMALKPFLPQLQTTFVKCLQDSTRTVRSSAASALGKLSALSTRVDPLVGDLLSNLQASDGGVREAILAALKGVVKYAGKSVSAPVKTRLYDLLKELIYNDDDQIRCSSARILGIISEHLEGYQISELLEELPHNTSSSSWSARHGSLLTISSMLRHIPTIILASPSFTMVADCLKNSLKDEKFPVRETSTKALGRLLLHQVQKDPSNSNAHKATVVSIASAMQDDSSEVRRRALYALKAVAKTHASVIMIHVTVYGPMLAECLKDGSTPVRLAAERCALHALQLTKGTENVQAAQKFITGLDARRISKLSEYSDDSDDSEDDSASG; encoded by the exons ATGGAGCAGCCGTTATCTTCACTTGCTTCTTCGGTTCCAACTTCATCCACTAAAAAACGGATTCGGATCTTTCAATCCGATATTCCTTCTATTTTACTCCTCAATTCAG AGATGTCAGCTGAGTTTTCATCACAACTGGTGGATTTAATATTCATGACATTGTATATTTATGATGACCGAGGTTCAAGGAAAGCTGTGGATGATCTGATTAAAAAAGCTCTAAACGAGGTTATATTTATGAAAACATTTGCAGCAAATCTTGTGCAGGCCATGGAGAAACAGTTGAAACTGCAGTCTCATGTTGGCTGCTATAGACTTATGAACTGGTCATGCTTGCTTCTTAGTAAAAGTCAGTTTATTTCCGTATCAAAAAATGCCTTTAGCAAAGTTGCAGCAGCACAGGCTTTGTGTCTTCAAGTAAGCTTACAAGGGTCTTCTCATGAACGCAGGGCTTGCCGAAGAACTTTTATTCATTCTTTTTTGGAG TCACCCGACATCTTCAGTTTGTACATGGAAGAAGTAAAAAACGCAAGAATCTCGTATAAAAATTGTTCGGAAATGCTTTGTGTATTGTTGGACTATTCAAGTTCAAAGATGTCACTGTTTGAGCAATGGAAG CCGGTATATCTTGATATGTATGTACAAGCTGTTTTGAATGCAAAGGATAATCCAACAAAAACTCTAAGTGAAGCTTTCCGTTCATTGTTTTGTCATCTAACACATGAAGATTTTAAGAACATTATTGTTCCTTCAGCTGTGAAGATGCTGAAAAGGAATCCCGAGCTTGTTCTGGAATCCATAGGGGTTCTTTTGAGATATGTTAACCTGGATTTGAGTAAGTATGGTGTCGAGATTCTGTCAGTGGTACTATTGCAGGCCCGACATGCAGACGAAGTAAGAAGACTTGCCGCCTTAGATATTGTCAGTTGCTTGAGTCAAAAGTCTAGTAACCCCGATGCTATTGAGTCAATGGTCAATGCTGTCAGATCTGTAATTCGAGGTTCTGAGGGAAGACTCGCTTTTCCATATCAGAGGGTTGGCATGATTAATGCTCTCCAGGAGTTGTCTCGATGTCCTGAAGGGAAATATCTTAATGGTCTTTCTTCTACTGTATGTGGCCTTCTCATGACCAGTTACAAGGATGATG GAAATGAAGAAGTAAAGCTTGCGTGCTTAACTGCTCTAGCATCTTGGGTAGCAAGATCAACAGATGCTATTGGGCCAGAGCTTGTTACATTTATTAGCTCAGGTCTCAAGGAGAAGGAATCATTAAGAAGAGGTCATCTTCGATGCATACGAGTCATATGCAAAAATGCCGATGCAGTTTTACCT GTATCTTCTTTGCTTATGTCTCTTATCCAGCTAGTGAAAACTGGTTATACTAAAGCAGTTCAACGGTTGGATGGCATTTATGCATTACTCATTGTGTTGAAAATGGCAGCTGCTGATATCAAAGCAG ATGAAACGGTGTCCAAGGAAAAGGTTTGGTCTTTGATTGCGCAGAATGAGCCTTCAGTTGTCCCTGTTGCTATG GCTTCCAAACTATCAGTCGACGACTGTGAAACATGCATTGACTTACTTGAGTCACTCTTTGTGGATCATTCACACAG GGTTTTGGACATTCTTCATGTGAAGTCACTCATGCAG CTTATTCTTACATTTCTATGCCATTCAAGTTGGGATATACGCAAAGCAGCTTATGGCTGTACCAAGAGGATTCTATCTGCTGCTCCAAAGCTCTTTGAAGTTCTTCTAGCTGAATATTCTGAGTACCTCACTGTTGTTGGGGaaaaagttttagcaaaatcAAG CGAGACAGAAAACTCATCGGACACTCAGGTAGCTTTTGTGCCATCTGTGGAGGTTTTGGTCAAGGCTTTGATGGTAATTTCATCTGGTGTCTTGGCTGCTACACCTGTTTCCTGCATACAACTGCTATTTTGCTCTCATCATCCATGCCTAGTTGGTACAGCAAAAAAAGATGCAGTTTGGAAG AGACTGCAAAGGTGTCTGAGAGCAATTGGTTTTGATGCTGTTGAACATATAATGGCCGACGTCAGTAACTTGTGTCAG AGTTTACTTGGACCCATGGGGTTGATGAGTATCAGGCCTCTGGAACAAGAAGCTTCTATACATGCTTTGTCAACCTTGATGACTATCACACCTGTGGAAACCTATGCTGAATTTGATAAG CACTTGAAAAGCTCTCCCGATCGGAGTGCGCACAATTTTCTATCAGAAAATGATGTTCAG ATTTTCCGTACCCCTGAAGGGATGCTATCCACTGAGCAAGGCGTTTATATCGCCGAGTCTGTAGCTTCTAATAACGTGAAACAGGCTAAAGGCCGTTTCAAGGCATATGAGAACAATGACAGCATG GACAATGGCAACTCCAATTCTTCTGGAAGGAAAGAAACTGCTGTTAAAGAACGCGCCGCTGCAGGAAAAAAGGATACGGGGAAACCAACAAAAAAGCCTG ATAAACAAAAGACATCAAAGGAGGAGGCACGTGATTTGCAGCTTCGCGAGGAAGCTGTTGTTCGTGAGAAGGTCATGAGCATACGGAAGAATCTTTCTTTGTTACTGAAAGTGTTAGGAGAGATGGCTATTGCTAATCCTGTTTTCACACATAGTGAATTACCCTCGCTG GTTGAATTTGTTACCCCATTACTGCATTCACCCATAGTTGATGAGGTGGCATATGAAACTATGGTGAAGCTATCAAAATGTACAGCTCCTCCACTATCTAATTGGGGTTTAGATATTGCTACAGCCTTAAGGTTAATTGCCACTACCGAAGCTCATGTGTCGTGGGATCAACTTTCATCTCTTGATGATGGTGATCACGACAGGTCTTCATCGAGTCTCTTTGAAAGAGTAATGCATGGCTTGTCGGTATCATGCAAATCTTACCCCATTCCAGTTGAttcttttagttttgttttccCG ATTCTGGAGAGAATACTGTCGTCTCCTAAGAAGACACGACTTCATGATGATGTACTTCGCATACTTTTTTTACATATGGATCCTATATTACCCCTTCCCAGGCTTCAAATGCTTTCA GTTTTGTATCATGTGCTCGGTGCCATTCCTGCGTATCAAGGATCTGTTGCACCAGCATTGAATGAGTTGTGTCTTGGTTTGCGACCAGAAGAACTTGCACCG GCGCTATCTGGTGTTTATGCGAAAGACGTTCATGTAAGAATGGCGTGTTTAAATGCTGTAAAATGCATTCCAGCCGTATCTAGCCGCTCTGTTCCTCAGGATGTGGAAATTGCTACAAGCATTTGGATTGCTTTGCATGATCCCGAAAAG TCAGTTGCCGAGGTGGCAGAGGATGTGTGGGATCGTTACGATCACGAATTTGGGACCGATTATTCTGGACTCTTCAGGGCCCTTTCTCATGTTAATTATAATGTTCGAATAGCTGCTGCCGATGCATTGGCTGCTGTGTTAGATGAATACCCAGATACGTTGCAG GAATCTTTGGCAACTTTGTTCTCTCTTTATATTCGTGATGGTGGTATTGGGGTGGACAGCATTGATTCTGGCTGGCTAGGTAGACAAGGGACTGCTTTAGCTTTGCATGCTGCTGCTGATGTCCTTCGAACAAAAGACCTTCCTGTTGTTATGACATTCTTGATATCTCGAGCACTG GCTGATACCAATGCCGATGTTCGTGGAAGAATGATCAATGCCGGTATCATGATCATTGATAAACATGGAAAAGATAACGTCTCACTGTTGTTTCCGATATTCGAAAACTACTTAAACAAGAAGGCCAGT GTGTCGGATGAAGAAAAATATGATTTGGTACGTGAGGGTGTCGTCATCTTTACTGGAGCTCTAGCAAAGCATTTATCCAAG GATGATCCTAAGGTCCATACTGTTATAGAGAAGTTACTGGAGGTGCTAAACACCCCATCAGAAGCTGTCCAGAGGGCAGTCTCAAGTTGTCTGTCTCCATTAATGCAATCAAAGCAA GAAGATGCAATGTCACTTGTTACCAGGCTATTGGATCAGCTGATGAAGAGTGAGAAATATGGGGAGCGGCGTGGAGCAGCTTTTGGGCTTGCCGGGGTTATCAAAGGGTTTGGAATCTCTAGTTTGAAGAAATATGGTGTCGCCACAGTGCTACGGGAAGGACTTGCAAATAG aaattCTGCTAAATGCCGTGAAGGATCTTTGCTGGCGTTTGAGTGCCTTTGTGAAAAGCTTGGGAAACTGTTTGAACC GTATGTAATATACTTGTTACCATTGCTACTGGTTTCATTCTCTGATCAAGTCATTGCTGTCCGGGAAGCTGCTGAAGGTGCTGCTCGTGCTATGATGTCTCAACTTACTGCACAGGGAGTGAAGCTTGTCCTTCCTTCACTTCTGAAG GGTCTTGAAGATAAAGCTTGGAGGACCAAGCAGAGTAGTGTTCAACTTCTTGGCTCTATGGCATATTGTGCTCCACAACAACTTTCTCAGTGCCTACCTAGGATTGTGCCAAAATTGACAGAG GTGCTAACGGATACCCATCCGAAAGTGCAATCTGCAGGGCAAACAGCGCTCCAGCAG GTTGGTAGCGTGATAAAGAATCCTGAAATCGCATCCCTTGTCCCAACCCTTTTGCTGGGGCTTACAGATCCTAATGATCATACGAAGTATTCCCTTGATATTCTTCTTCAG ACAACTTTTATAAATTCAATTGATGCTCCTTCATTGGCCCTTTTGGTACCCATTGTTCATCGTGGATTAAGGGAGAGGGGCTCTGAAACAAAAAAGAAGGCTGCCCAAATAGCTGGCAATATGTGTTCGTTAGTCACTGATCCAACAGATATGCTTCCTTATATAGAATTGCTCCTTCCGGAAATCAAGAAG GTCTTAGTAGATCCAATACCGGAAGTTCGGTCTGTAGCAGCCAGAGCCGTTGGTTCTCTGATAAGGGGAATGGGCGAAGAGAACTTCCCAGATCTTGTCCCGTGGTTGCTTGAAACACTCAAGTCTGATGGTAGTAATGTTGAACGCTCCGGTGCTGCACAAGGATTGAGTGAG GTAGTGGCTGCTCTTGGAACTATGTATTTCGAGCACCTTCTTCCTGATATCATCCGGAACTGCTCTCATCAAAAAGCATCCGTACGTGATGGTTATCTGACACTTTTCAAG TATCTGCCAAAATCACTAGGCGTACAGTTCCAAAACTACTTGCAGCAAGTGCTACCATCCATCTTAGATG GTCTTGCAGATGAAAACGAGTCTGTGCGTGAAGCTGCACTTGGAGCTGGGCACATACTGGTGGAACATTATGCTATATC GTCTCTGCCTTTGCTTCTTCCGGCTGTAGAAGACGGTATATTTAATGATAATTGGCGTATACGTCAAAGTTCTGTAGAACTTTTGGGTGACCTCTTATTTAAG GTTGCTGGGACTTCTGGAAAAGCGCTTCTCGAGGGTGGTAGTGATGATGAAGGTGCCAGTACTGAAGCACAAGGACGTGCAATCATTGAGGTACTTGGAAAAGAGAAGCGCAATGAAGTGCTTGCTGCACTCTATATGGTCCGTACAGATGTCAGCCTTTCAGTTCGCCAG GCTGCCTTACATGTGTGGAAGACTATAGTTGTAAATACTCCTAAAACCTTAAAGGAGATAATGCCGGTTTTGATGAATACCCTTATCACTTCTCTTGCCTCACCATCCTCTGAAAGACGACAG GCCGCTGGACGAGCTTTGGGTGAGCTTGTTAGGAAACTTGGTGAGAGAGTTCTTCCCTTGGTTATTCCTATATTATCTAAAGGCTTGAAGGACCCCGAATCTAGCAGAAGACAG GGTGTCTGCATTGGTCTAAGTGAAGTGATGGCTAGTGCTGGCAGGAGCCAGTTAATAAGTTATATGGATTTGCTTATCCCTACCATCCGTACTGCTCTTTGTGATAG CACGGTCGAGGTTCGGGAATCTGCAGGGGTTGCCTTCAGTACTCTGTATAAG AGTGCTGGAATGCAAGCAATTGATGAAATTGTTCCAACTCTTCTCCATGCTTTGGAAGATGATGATATGGCAGATACTGCGCTTGATGGTCTAAAACAAATATTGAG TGTCAGGACTGTGGCTGTGTTGCCTCACATATTGCCGAAGCTTGTTCATCTCCCTCTCTC TGCATTCAATGCACATGCTCTTGGAGCAGTTGCAGAGGTTGCGGGTGCCGGTTTAAATGTCCATCTTTCAACAGTTCTTCCTGCCTTGCTCTCTGCAATGGGAGACGATGATCATGTG GATGTCCAGAATCTTGCCAAGAAGGCTGCAGAAATCGTGGTGCTAGTCATTGATGAGGAGGGAATTGAGTATTTGATATCAGAACTTTTGAAGGGGGTTGGGGATAACCAA GCTTCAACTAGGCGCAGTTCTGCATATCTGATtggttattttttcaaaaacagTAAATTGTATCTGGTGGATGAAGCTCCGAATATGATATCTACCCTTATCGTTTTACTAAGTGACGCAGACTCTGCTACTGTATCG GCTGCCTGGGAAGCACTGTCGAGAGTTGTTGGTTCAGTTCCTAAAGAAGTTCTCCCGTCATATATCAAGTTAGTTCGGGATGCTGTATCCACATCTAGAGACAAGGAACgtagaaagaaaaag GGAGGGCCAATTGTTATTCCCGGGTTATGTCTCCCAAAAGCTCTTCAACCGTTGCTTCCTATATATCTTCAG GGCCTAATAAGTGGGTCCGCAGAATTGAGAGAACAGGCTGCACAGGGTCTTGGAGAATTAATTGAAGTAACAAGTGAAAAGGCACTGAAAGAGTTTGTTATCCCTATTACAGG GCCCCTGATTAGAATTATTGGTGATCGATTCCCATGGCAAGTGAAAAGTGCtattctttcaactttgaccatcATAATAGGAAAAGGTGGTATGGCATTGAAACCTTTTCTTCCACAGCTACAAACTACCTTCGTCAAATGTTTACAGGACAGCACAAg GACCGTTCGTTCAAGCGCTGCCTCGGCCCTTGGGAAACTTAGTGCATTAAGTACCAGGGTTGATCCTCTAGTTGGCGATCTCCTATCCAACTTGCag GCATCAGATGGTGGGGTGCGTGAGGCAATATTGGCTGCTTTGAAAGGTGTTGTTAAGTATGCCGGAAAGAGTGTTAGTGCTCCCGTTAAGACTCGTCTTTATGATCTTTTGAAGGAGTTGATATATAATGATGATGACCAAATAAGATGTTCTTCAGCAAGAATTCTGGGCATCATATCCGAG CATTTGGAAGGTTATCAAATATCTGAATTACTTGAGGAACTTCCACATAATACTTCATCTTCTAGCTGGTCTGCCAGGCATGGCTCACTTCTTACCATCTCATCAATGCTAAGACACATTCCTACTATAATATTAGCATCTCCGTCATTCACAATGGTTGCTGACTGCCTCAAAAATAGCTTGAAGGATGAGAAG TTCCCTGTTCGTGAAACATCAACTAAAGCATTAGGAAGACTACTCCTTCATCAAGTTCAAAAGGATCCTTCCAACTCAAATGCACACAAGGCCACGGTTGTGTCAATTGCATCTGCCATGCAGGATGATTCCAGTGAAGTCAGGAGGAGGGCATTATATGCACTTAAAGCAGTGGCAAAA ACACATGCTTCAGTGATTATGATCCATGTTACGGTATATGGTCCTATGCTTGCCGAATGTTTAAAGGATGGAAGTACACCCGTGCGACTTGCTGCTGAAAGATGTGCTTTGCATGCCCTTCAGTTAACAAAAG GGACAGAAAATGTTCAAGCTGCTCAAAAGTTTATAACTGGTTTAGATGCAAGACGGATATCAAAGCTTTCTGAATACAG TGATGATAGTGATGACAGTGAAGATGACTCGGCAAGTGGTTGA